The stretch of DNA TGCGCAGATGCTCGCGCTGGGCTGGCGTGCTTTTGGCCATCACGTCCACCAGCAGGTTGCGCGCCGCCTGTTCGCTGTTGGCATAGGCCTGGCGATAAGCCGGTGTCCAGAAGCTTTCACGATCCACCAGCAGGCGCTCGATGCGTCTGTCGAAGTCGCTGTTCTGGCGTTGCTCCAGCGCGGCGCTGAACTGTGCCTGCCAGTTGGCCCGATTGGCGAGCCAGAGCTGGTTCTGTTCGCCGAGGGACGTTGACCAGTCCGCCACCCGCTGGGTCTGCTCGGGAGTGAGGGGGCCGAGCCAGGTATTCAGGCGCTTGTCCATGCGTTCGGCACGCAGCCTGATCTGTTGCTCCAGTGGTGGCTTGAGGTTTTTGCTGCGACGTTGGCGCATGTCTTTGGCGAAGGCCGCCTTCATTTCCGCGACCTGTCGGTCGTCCAGGCCCCGCAGCAACTCGATGGCCGAAGGCGCGATCGCGCGGGCGGTCTGGGCAATGGCCTGCTTGGCTCCGCGGGTGAACTCTTGCAGCTCGGCATCGTTGACCTGATTGCGTTCGACCATCTGCTGCAGACGGTCCAGGTAGTCCAGGTAGCCGGGCAACTGCGTGCTGCAGTGCCAGCTCAGGTGTTCCTTGAGGCGCTGGTTGAACCAGATTTTCTGCTCGCGATTCATTTCCAGGTAGTCATTGAGCGTCCAGGGAATGATCACATCGAGGTTGCGGTAAGCCAGGCCGACACGATTGCAGGAGGTCAGCACCAGGCTCAACAGCAGTAGCAGGGTGAGGTGTTGCAGCCGGCGCGACATGGCAAGTCCTTGCGAAGGCCTGGGTTTGTAAGCATGGGTTTCTTATCTGAACCGGGAAAGCTTCCGGCAGTTCAGCCGCTCAATAGAACGAATGCTCGGCCTTGAAGGTGAGCAGACCGTCGCATTGTGCGTTATGTCCAGAATAGGCCGAACAATCGCTGCCGTTGAGGTTGGAGTCGCTGTAGATCAGTTTCAGGTCGATGCCCATCCAGGGGCGGGAGAACTTGATCGACCAGTCGTTGAAGCTGCTGACGTAGCCGCTGCTCACCGAAACCGGGTTGCCCAGCTGATGAGTGGTGTACTTGATGCTGACGCCAATGCCGAAGGGCTGGTTGCCGCCCAGGTCGGCGAACAGGGTGCTGTTGCGCTTGTCCGGTTCCTGGCTGAACGCGGCGCCGAAGCGGCTGCCCAGCAGCGTCAGGCCGCCATAGAACTCCTGGCTGTCCTGCGGGGCCAGTTGCGGGTAGTTGTACTGGATCATCCCCACCTCATAACCCAGGGTCTGATCGAAGGGGCGCTTGAATCCCAGGTAGGAGTCCACTTCCAGGTCGCTCTCGCCCAGGCCCATGCTCGGCGACCACTGGCCGATGTACCAGCCGCTGTCATGGGTCAGGTCCAGGCCGCCATGGAACGAGCCGGTGGCCGAGGGTTTGACCAGGCCCTGGGCCATGCTGCGGCTCGGGGTGCTGCTGAGCTTGAGGTCGAAGTCCCCCAGTTCGC from Pseudomonas chlororaphis subsp. chlororaphis encodes:
- a CDS encoding DUF6279 family lipoprotein, which encodes MSRRLQHLTLLLLLSLVLTSCNRVGLAYRNLDVIIPWTLNDYLEMNREQKIWFNQRLKEHLSWHCSTQLPGYLDYLDRLQQMVERNQVNDAELQEFTRGAKQAIAQTARAIAPSAIELLRGLDDRQVAEMKAAFAKDMRQRRSKNLKPPLEQQIRLRAERMDKRLNTWLGPLTPEQTQRVADWSTSLGEQNQLWLANRANWQAQFSAALEQRQNSDFDRRIERLLVDRESFWTPAYRQAYANSEQAARNLLVDVMAKSTPAQREHLRNKLQNVRNEFEALKCMKTVRQE
- a CDS encoding TorF family putative porin translates to MLKPSHVLLASLLASPLAHGQIFQRELGDFDLKLSSTPSRSMAQGLVKPSATGSFHGGLDLTHDSGWYIGQWSPSMGLGESDLEVDSYLGFKRPFDQTLGYEVGMIQYNYPQLAPQDSQEFYGGLTLLGSRFGAAFSQEPDKRNSTLFADLGGNQPFGIGVSIKYTTHQLGNPVSVSSGYVSSFNDWSIKFSRPWMGIDLKLIYSDSNLNGSDCSAYSGHNAQCDGLLTFKAEHSFY